TGAAACTGGACAACCTGGAAATTGAAAATAAACCCGGTGGCTGTCGTGTATGTCTCGTCGAAATACAGGGCAGAAAAAACCTCGCACCTTCGTGTGTAACCGAGGCAACCGATGGAATGATTGTCAAATCGTCCTCCATTCGCGTGATGAATACCCGCCGGACCATTGTCGAACTGATCCTGAGTGATCACCCCGCCGAATGTCTGACTTGTGCCAAATCGGGTAACTGCGATTTGCAGAGCCTCGCCATCAAAATGGGTATCCGCGAACTGCACTTCTCGGGAGAGAAATCGGTTCACCGCGAAGACCAATCGCCGGCCATCATCCGCGACATGGACAAATGCATCATGTGCCGCCGCTGCGAAACCATGTGTAACGAAGTGCAAACCGTTGGCGTTCTTTCAGCAGTCAACCGCGGTTTCAACTCTGTTGTTTCACCGGCTTTTGAACAGGACTTGCAGGATTCAGCTTGTACCTATTGCGGACAGTGTGTTGCTGTTTGTCCTGTAGGAGCACTGACCGAGCGTGACCAAACCGGAGCTGTTATCCGGGCTTTGTCCAATCCCGATAAAACCGTCGTAGTTCAAACTGCACCCGCTGTTCGTGCTGCGCTGGGAGAAGAATTCGGACTAGAAGCCGGTACGCTTGTAACCGGAAAAATGGCCGCAGCGCTGCGTCGTTTGGGCTTCGACTATGTATTCGATACCGATTTTGCCGCCGACCTCACCATCATGGAGGAAGGAACTGAATTGCTCGATCGGCTGACTCGTCACCTCAACGGCGATTCGACTGTGAAGCTTCCTATCCTGACTTCTTGTTGTCCGGCATGGGTGAAATTTATCGAGCACAACTTCCCGTCACTACTCGACGTACCGTCGTCGGCCAAGTCTCCTCAACAGATGTTCGGTGCCGTTGCAAAGAATTACTTTGCTGAGAAACTGAATGTCGACCGGAAGAAGCTGGTAGTGGTTTCCATCATGCCGTGCGTGGCTAAAAAGTATGAGCGTGGCCGCGATGAATTCGCCGTCGACGGAAATTCAGATGTGGATTTTGTACTCACAACCCGCGAACTTTCACATTTGATTAAGCTGGCCAACATCGACTTCCACACGCTTCCGGATGAAGAATTCGATCAGCCAATGGGTATGTCAACCGGAGCTTCCGTCATTTTCGGAACAACCGGTGGTGTAATCGAAGCAGCTGTTCGTACGGCATATGAGCTTTATACCAAAAAACCCCTTCCGAAAGTAGAATTTGAGGAATTGCGCGGTATGGAAGGTCTACGTCATGCCACCATCGATTTTGGTGGATTGCCTTTGCATATCGGTATTGCGCATGGTTTGGGGAATGCCCGTAAACTACTCGAAGAAATCGCTGCCGGAAGAAGTCAGTTCCATGCTATCGAAATCATGTCGTGTCCCGGTGGTTGTATCGGTGGTGGAGGACAACCATTCCATCATGGAAAATCCGATATCCTGAAAAAACGCCAGCAGGCCATTTATCAGGAAGACCGGAATAAACCGATTCGCAAATCCCATGAAAATCCGTTCATCTACCAGTTGTACGAAGAATATCTCGGTGAACCGATGAGTGAAAAAGCACATCATCTGTTGCACACCAAATATTTCGACCGTTCCACCGTATTTGAACAGGACGGTAATGTATCTGAAACTGACGATAAAAATTAATTTGTCATGGAAATAACCAGAGATTTGAAAACCCATAAAGTGCAATTGTCGGAGAATGCCATTGCACTGGTCAAAAAGATATGTCGCCGGTTCAATTACCAGGAAGGCGAACTCATCAACATCCTTCACGCCGTGCAAAGCCAGTTTGGTTACCTGCCTGCAGAAATCCAGGAGCTGATCGCCAAAGAGCTGGACATTTCAGTGGCCAAGGTGTATGGTGTTGTAACGTTCTACTCGTTCTTTACCATGAAACCGAAAGGCAAATACCCGATTTCGCTTTGTATGGGTACCGCTTGTTACGTAAGGGGTGCTGAAAATATCCTGAACGAAATCAAACGGCAGCTTAGCATTGACGAGGGAGAGACCACTCCGGACGGGCTGTTTTCTCTCTCCAGTTTGCGCTGCGTTGGTGCCTGTGGACTTGCTCCGGTACTAATGGTTGGTGAAAAGGTGTACGGACGTGTAGCTCAGGCAGATGTACGGAAAATCATTTCGGAATATAAAGCCGGTTGCCTGACACATCCGACAAAAGAGTAAATACACATATATTAAGGTCTGTATATCAGACAGAACGGGTCTAAATAGACCCGTTTTTTTTTATGATTTTTGCTATATATTTCTTTAACTTTTCACTATTTTAAGGATACTACATATTGTTTTAACTCTTATTTCATACCATATTTTAAAATATGACTTTTACACATATAGTATTTCATCCGAATTCTATATAAATTCGAAAAGAACGTAGATGATTCAGGAGAGAGAGCCCATAACGCAGACATCATTTTTTCTTCACTATAAATCATCAAACTATGGATCCAATCCAATCCTTAATTAAAGAGCTGGCGGTGAAACACGGCCGCAAGCGCGAAAGTCTGCTACCTGTACTTCAAGGAGTTGTAGAACAGGAACGTTACCTTTCGGAACATTCCATGATTGAGATCGCGCGGGAACTTGACCTGCCGGCAGCGGAAGTCTATGGAACAGCCACTTTTTATTCTTTCCTCGAACACCGGAAAATGGGCCGTTTCATCATCAGGATTTGCAAAACCATTTCCTGCTCGATGAAAGGGAAAAACCAGGTGCTTCTGGCCATTCAGGATATGCTCAAAATATCGACAGGCGAAACCACACCTGACGGCCGATTCTCCCTGGTTGAAACCAACTGCCTTGGACTTTGTCACAAAGCCCCGGCCATGCTGATCAACGAGGAAGTGTATACCGACCTGACTCCGGAAAAAGTCCGTGAGATTCTGTCGGATTACATGAAGAAGTAACTTTTTCAAACCAAACCAAAAAATCAATCCAAATGGCTGAATCATATCATCTGTTGAAACGAGCCGATTTCATTTTCCGGAATGAAAATGACTGGGAAGAAATTCTCACCAAAACCATTAAGCGCACACCTCAGGATATTATCAATGAGCTAATTAGCTCAGAGCTAAAAGGACGTGGCGGTGCGGGCTTCCCAACCGGCTTAAAGTGGAAAATTACAGCTGAAGCCAAATCAGCTGAAAAATATGTCATCTGTAACGCCGATGAAGGGGAACCGGGAACTTTTAAAGACCGGGAAATTCTCTCCAGGGTTCCCTACAAAGTACTCACGGCAATGGCTGTTTGCGCGCACATCATCGGTAGTAAAAAAGGCATCATATACCTTCGCGGTGAATATCATTCACTCAAAGAAGCACTGGAAAAAACCATTTCCGAATTTGAATACTATTGCAAGAAAATCAAACTCGATTTCTCGATTGAGGTGTTCATGGGAAGCGGAGCCTACATTTGTGGCGAAGAAACCGCCTTGTTCGAATCACTCGAAGGACACCGCGGCGAACCACGAAATAAGCCTCCCTATCCGACCATCAAAGGGTATATGGACAAGCCGACCGTTATCAACAATGTTGAGACGCTGGCTCACACCTTTACCATCTTTAAATACGGCGCCAAGAAGTTCTACGATTTGGGCGTTCAGTTCTCTCGCGGAACTAAACTCTTCTCTGTTTCGGGTGATACTCCCAAACCAGGCATCTACGAGCTGGAGTTAGGGATGAGCCTTCAGGATTTCGTCAATGAATTCGGTGATGGCGATACCAAAGCCGTTCAGGTCGGTGGAGCTTCCGGATTTTTGGTACCCCGAAAAAAATTCCAGGAAACCGCTATCGGTTACCAGGGAAAACTGACGGGAATTTCCCTCCCGACCGGAGGATCGATGATGATCTACAATAGTTCGCGATCCATGTTTAATGTGCTGGATAATTACCTTGAATTTTTCCGCGAAGAATCGTGCGGACAGTGCACGCCATGCCGTGTAGGTTGTCAGCAACTCCTTATCGGAATTAAGGCGGTGAAACGCGGAGAGCGTCCGGCACAATACCTCGACAAATTGCTGAAGCTGACTGAAACCATGCAGTTGACAGCCAAATGTGGCTTAGGGCAGTCAGTCGCTAACTCGTTTGCATCTATTGTCGAGAACTTCCGGGAAGAGATGATCTACTAATCGTGAACCAATCAAACTGTACATCATGACTCAAAAAGTTCAAATAAATATCAATGGTTTCCCGGTAACAGTAAAACCCGGAACCACCATTTTGGAGGCTGCACGGAAAGCGAATGTCACTATTCCTACCTTGTGCTACCATAAAGACTTATGTGTGGCAGGTAACTGCCGTGTTTGCGTGGTAGAAGTGGCCGGTCAGAAACGTCTGTCAGCAGCCTGTGCCACCCCTTGTGAAGATGGGATGGATATTCTGACCAATAGTCTGAAAGTAAGGAATTCCAGGAAACACATCATCGAGCTCCTGCTTTCGGAACACAACGCCGATTGTACCAAGTGTTACAAAAATGGCAAATGCGAGCTGCAATCACTGGCATCAGAATACAAGATCATGACGCAGGATTTCATCGAACTCCTGCCGTGGAAGAACTACACCATCGACATGATCTCGCCCAGTATCATCAAAGATGATAGTAAGTGTATCCGCTGTCAGCGCTGCGTGCGGACCTGTGCCGAACTTCAGGGCGTAAATGCATTGACCGTTGCTTACAAAGGCGATCATATGAAAATCTCTACGTTCTTCGAAAAACCAATGAACGATGTGGTTTGTACCAACTGCGGACAATGTGTGAACCGTTGTCCTACCGGTGCCTTGGTTGAAAAGAACTACGTGGAAGAAGTTTGGGATGCCATTTCTGATCCTAAAAAGCATGTGGTTGTTCAAACTGCCCCGGCTGTTCGTGTCGGATTGGGTGAAGACCTGGGATTCGAACCGGGTAGTCGTGTTACTGGCAAAATGGTCGCGGCCCTCAAACGTTTGGGCTTTGACTCGGTACTGGATACCGATTTTACCGCCGACCTAACCATCATGGAAGAAGGTACCGAGCTGCTTACCCGACTGAAGAAAGCGCTTGTGGATAATGATAAGGAAGTGAAACTTCCGATGGCTACTTCGTGTTCTCCGGGATGGATCAAGTACATCGAGCACATGTATCCCGAGTATTTGCCCAACCTCTCAACCTGTAAGTCGCCTCAACAGATGTTCGGAGCATTGGCAAAAACCTATTATGCCAAAGCACGCAATCTCGATCCTGACAAAATCGTTTCAGTTTCCATCATGCCGTGTACAGCCAAGAAATTCGAAGCTGCCCGTTCGGAAATGCACGACAGCGGCTACCGCGATGTGGACTACGTTCTCACTACCCGTGAACTTTCCATCATGATTAAACAGGCTGGCATCGATTTCATGCAGTTGGACGACATGGAGTTCGACCGCTTAATGGGAGAATCAACTGGTGCCGGTGCCATCTTCGGTGTAACCGGTGGTGTTATGGAAGCAGCCATTCGTACTGCATACGAACTGGTTACCGGACGCCCCGTGCCATTTGAGAACCTGAACGTCACTCCCGTAAGAGGAATGGAAGGAGTCAGGGAAGCAAGCCTTAAAATTGAGAAACCGTTGAAAGAATGGAAATTCCTCGATGGTGTTGAACTGCGTTGTGCTATTGCTCATGGTCTCATCAATGCAAAAACGGTGATGGATGCTGTAAAAGCAGGGAAAGCCAATTTCCACTTCCTGGAAGTGATGGCCTGTCCGGGCGGTTGCCTCGGCGGCGGTGGCCAGCCCATACCAACCAACTCTGAGATCAGGGAAAAACGCGCCAAAGCCATTTATGCAGAAGACTCAGGCAAACCGATCAGGAAATCGCACGAAAATCCGGAAGTACAAAAAATCTATAAGGATTTCCTTGGCGAACCACTTGGTGAAGTATCTCATCATCTGCTTCATACAACTTACACACCGCGGGAGCGCTTCTAATCTCGTGTCATTGATTTAACATCTAAACCCCTGGTTGTCGTCCGACCGGGGTTTTTACTTTTGTAAACAACTATTTCCGGATGAGTCGAAAACCTGTCAAAAATCTTATAATGAGACCGCTTTTCGTGATTCCGGTCATGCTGTTCTCACCGGGGAAATATATACCTTTGTCTTATAAAACCAACCAATCATGCAGTATCAGACAGCGGCAGAGTGGAAGAAAGAAGTTATTGTCAGGGACGAAATTGATAAGTACCTGATTGACGGGAAAGATTTTATTGATGAGGAAAAAATTCATACACAAATCGCGAATGGCAAAAATCCTGATCCGGAATACATTCGGCAGATTTTGCAGAAATCACTCTCGATAAAAACACTTGCCCCGGAGGAAACTGCCGCCCTCCTCAATGTTGAATCGCCCGAGTTATGGGACGAAATCAATGAAGCAGCGCTCCTGGTAAAGAAAAAAGTTTACGATAATCGCATCGTATTTTTTGCACCGCTCTATTGTTCCAACCTTTGTGTTAACAATTGCGAATATTGTGGTTTCCGTGAAGAAAACTGCGATGAAAAAAGGCGCATTCTTACCCAGGACGAAATACGCAAAGAAACGGAATCAGTCATCGACGAAGGTCACAAACGATTAATCCTGGTCTTCGGTGAACATCCGCGTTCGGATGTCGACTACATGGTCGATACCATTAATACGGTTTATTCCGTTTACCGCGATGCCCCGGTTTCGGGCCGGGAAGCCAATATCCGCCGGGTAAATATCAATGCCGCTCCGATGAGCTCAGCCAAGCTGAAAAGATTGAAGGACGCGGGAATCGGTACTTACCAGGTTTTCCAGGAAACGTATCACCACGAAACATACAGCAAAGTACATCCGGCGAATACGCTGAAAGGCGATTACCGCTGGCGACTTTATGCGCTTCACCGGGCGATGGATGCAGGCCTCGATGATGTGGCTATTGGCGCATTATTTGGTCTCTACGACTGGCGTTTTGAAGTAATGGGATTGCTTTACCACACCATCGATTTGGAAAACCGTTTCGGTGTAGGACCGCATACCATTTCGTTCCCGAGAATTACACCGGCATCTGGTTCTTCGTTGAGCAATAACCTGCCACATCAGGTTTCGGATGAAGATTTCAAGAAACTGGTAGCTGTTTTGAGGTTATCGGTTCCGACTGCCGGTTTAATCGTTACCGCCCGCGAACAACCCGAACTGAAGAAAGAGGTTATCAACCTGGGCTGTACCCAGACCGATGCTTCCACCCGCATTGGAATCGGTGCTTATTCCGACCAGAAAACAGAAGAGGATTTGGATAAGAAGCAATTCACCATTGGTGACCCACGCGACCTGGACGATGTGATATGCGAGGTAGCGGAAATGGGATATATTTCTTCGTTCTGCACGGCAGGTTACCGTTGTGGAAGAACCGGTGAAACCATTATGGGGATGCTCAGTCACTGCGTGGAAGGAAAGTTCTGCAAATTGAATGCGGTATTAACCTTCCGGGAATACCTGAATGATTATGCTTCGCCGAAAACCAAAGCCATAGGTGAAGAACTGATTTTAAAAGAGATTGCTGAAATTGAAGCAGAACCCTATTTTAGCAGTCGCCCACACCTGATGGAGAAGTTCAGGGCAGAATACAAAGATATTCTGTTGGGAAAAAGAGATTTGTATCTCTGACATTTTGGAATTAACATTTCAACCTCATACAAGCCGCCGGACTATGTTTCGGCGGTTTTCTTTTTTCATGTAAAGGGTAAAACACGGACTGTTCAGCTTATTTTGCCATCTGCTTTTTGTTATCCTTACAATCTCAAGACACTGGTTTCAAAGCTCATATCGCAGACAAAATTTTACTTTACTCAACATAAAGTCAAGATTTTATCATTGATTAATGTAAATTTGTTACAAGTACATTATCAACTAAAAATTATGAACAAAGGAACAGTTAAGTTCTTTAACAGAACCAAAGGCTTTGGTTTTATTAAAGACGCAGAATCAGACAATGAGTATTTTGTCCATGTAACCGGATTGATCGACGAAATACAAGAAAACGATGAAGTTACTTTCGAACTGAAAGAAGGTAAAAAAGGTTTGAATGCAGTAAATGTTAAACTACTATAGTTTATTTCATTTCAGAACAACTTCAATGCCCCTGCTCAAAAAGCGGGGCTTTCTTTTGTAAAAAAACAGCTCCTCTTTCACCAAAAGGGGCTGCTCTGTTTCAGACTAACTTTGCTGTTACGGCAAAACTACAAACCTATTTTGAATTTATGCTTTCAACCTCCTCCTGAGAGTGGAATAGTCTGGGATTTATCTTACAATCACAACTATATCAGTTTTTATTGAATTGGTCATAAGTCTGACCTACCCGTTTACTTAACGGGCAAGCCGGACCCGTTTCAATCTGAACCTTCACTTCGCCTCTTTATGATGTAAGGTTCTGAAAACCTGAAAAACGAACATCGATGCAGCTATAATTCCCACCAATAACGCAAGCCTGCAATATGTGCCACAGAAATAATCATACCCTGCTCCACACATTGACGAAATACATCCAATCAGGACCATTGCTACATAATAAACGAAGGCCAAAGTCCCCAATCCAAATAATATGGTTAGCAATTTGTTCATAAACTTTGTTCTTATTATAAATTTATGACCTTACGTTTAATGATACAGCATTGACTTTGTGAGAGTTCTCCCGTAACTTTGTGAAATATTTCACAGCTTATGAGAAAGCCTGCCTTTTCTACCCGGATGCTGCGCAACTGTACACTTTGTTGTGAAAAATCATGTGCCGCCATGACCCTGGAGCACAATGAACTACAGCTTTTGGGAGAAAATTGTAGTGAAGGCATTTTCCGAAAAGGCGAAGAAATCCTTTCGGAAGGCTCACTTACCTCGCATATCATTTACCTGCAATCTGGCTTGGTGAAAGAATACATAAAAAGCGGCGATCAACCGGAATGCATTGTCCAGATTATACAAAATCATGCTTATCTTGGATTACCATCTCTATTTGGCGACCGTGTGAATCATTATTCTTATGCAGCTTTAACGGATGTGGCCGTTTGCTTTATAGACGTAGCTATTTTCAAACAATTTATCCTCGACAACGGAAAATTTGCTTTCGAAATACTCTCGACGGTGAGCCGGGACAGCCTAACCAATTACCATCGCTTCATCAGTCAGGGACAGAAAAAAATCTACGGAAAATTGGCCGACACTTTGCTCTATTTCTCAAAAGCCATATTCCGCTCCAATCGCTTCCGCCTGCCACTAAACCGAAATGAAATTTCCTACCTCATCGGTACCAGTAGAGAGAGCGTTTCCAAACAATTGAACAGTTTTGTCCGTGACGGCATCATCAGTCTTCGCCGAAGAGAGATTATTATAAACGAGCCGGAAAAACTGGAACAAATCAGCCGATTAGGATAGTCGCCTCCATCCCCGCGTCTTTGTAATCATTCTAGTTTAATGTATCTTATGCAGGAATTTCAATATGACAGACCTGAGTGACATTTCGTATAAGTCTCAACCACACTAATTTGCACAAATGAAAAGAAGAAGCTTTTTCAAAACAGCCGCCATTGGCGGGGCAGCGTTCACACTTTCTCCATTGGCTGCCTGCGATGAAAAAAACAACCAGGCTGCATCATCGACCTCCGATTACACTCAGTTTGACCTGAATGAAGTAACGGTAGCGCAACTCCGGCAAAAGATGAAAAGCGGAGAGCTCACAGCCGAACAATTGACGAACAAATATCTGAAACGAATCAAAGAAGTCGACCAAAGTGGCCCGACACTTCGCACCGTTATTGAATTGAATCCGGATGCTGTTGCCATTGCCCGGAAAATGGATGAAGAACGGAAAGCTGGAAAACTGAGAGGCCCGTTACATGGTATCCCTATTCTGATTAAAGACAACATTGATACCGGTGACAAAATGCAAACAACGGCCGGTTCGCTGGCCTTGGAAGGCAATCGTACCCAAAACGACGCGTTCATTGTTTCGAAGCTTCGTGAAGCCGGTGCCGTATTGTTGGGA
This Prolixibacter sp. NT017 DNA region includes the following protein-coding sequences:
- a CDS encoding NADH-dependent [FeFe] hydrogenase, group A6; the protein is MKMVTLTIDNKTVEVPKGTTVLEAAARVGVEIPTLCHMKLDNLEIENKPGGCRVCLVEIQGRKNLAPSCVTEATDGMIVKSSSIRVMNTRRTIVELILSDHPAECLTCAKSGNCDLQSLAIKMGIRELHFSGEKSVHREDQSPAIIRDMDKCIMCRRCETMCNEVQTVGVLSAVNRGFNSVVSPAFEQDLQDSACTYCGQCVAVCPVGALTERDQTGAVIRALSNPDKTVVVQTAPAVRAALGEEFGLEAGTLVTGKMAAALRRLGFDYVFDTDFAADLTIMEEGTELLDRLTRHLNGDSTVKLPILTSCCPAWVKFIEHNFPSLLDVPSSAKSPQQMFGAVAKNYFAEKLNVDRKKLVVVSIMPCVAKKYERGRDEFAVDGNSDVDFVLTTRELSHLIKLANIDFHTLPDEEFDQPMGMSTGASVIFGTTGGVIEAAVRTAYELYTKKPLPKVEFEELRGMEGLRHATIDFGGLPLHIGIAHGLGNARKLLEEIAAGRSQFHAIEIMSCPGGCIGGGGQPFHHGKSDILKKRQQAIYQEDRNKPIRKSHENPFIYQLYEEYLGEPMSEKAHHLLHTKYFDRSTVFEQDGNVSETDDKN
- the nuoE gene encoding NADH-quinone oxidoreductase subunit NuoE, which codes for MEITRDLKTHKVQLSENAIALVKKICRRFNYQEGELINILHAVQSQFGYLPAEIQELIAKELDISVAKVYGVVTFYSFFTMKPKGKYPISLCMGTACYVRGAENILNEIKRQLSIDEGETTPDGLFSLSSLRCVGACGLAPVLMVGEKVYGRVAQADVRKIISEYKAGCLTHPTKE
- a CDS encoding NAD(P)H-dependent oxidoreductase subunit E; its protein translation is MDPIQSLIKELAVKHGRKRESLLPVLQGVVEQERYLSEHSMIEIARELDLPAAEVYGTATFYSFLEHRKMGRFIIRICKTISCSMKGKNQVLLAIQDMLKISTGETTPDGRFSLVETNCLGLCHKAPAMLINEEVYTDLTPEKVREILSDYMKK
- a CDS encoding NADH-ubiquinone oxidoreductase-F iron-sulfur binding region domain-containing protein, coding for MAESYHLLKRADFIFRNENDWEEILTKTIKRTPQDIINELISSELKGRGGAGFPTGLKWKITAEAKSAEKYVICNADEGEPGTFKDREILSRVPYKVLTAMAVCAHIIGSKKGIIYLRGEYHSLKEALEKTISEFEYYCKKIKLDFSIEVFMGSGAYICGEETALFESLEGHRGEPRNKPPYPTIKGYMDKPTVINNVETLAHTFTIFKYGAKKFYDLGVQFSRGTKLFSVSGDTPKPGIYELELGMSLQDFVNEFGDGDTKAVQVGGASGFLVPRKKFQETAIGYQGKLTGISLPTGGSMMIYNSSRSMFNVLDNYLEFFREESCGQCTPCRVGCQQLLIGIKAVKRGERPAQYLDKLLKLTETMQLTAKCGLGQSVANSFASIVENFREEMIY
- a CDS encoding NADH-dependent [FeFe] hydrogenase, group A6 codes for the protein MTQKVQININGFPVTVKPGTTILEAARKANVTIPTLCYHKDLCVAGNCRVCVVEVAGQKRLSAACATPCEDGMDILTNSLKVRNSRKHIIELLLSEHNADCTKCYKNGKCELQSLASEYKIMTQDFIELLPWKNYTIDMISPSIIKDDSKCIRCQRCVRTCAELQGVNALTVAYKGDHMKISTFFEKPMNDVVCTNCGQCVNRCPTGALVEKNYVEEVWDAISDPKKHVVVQTAPAVRVGLGEDLGFEPGSRVTGKMVAALKRLGFDSVLDTDFTADLTIMEEGTELLTRLKKALVDNDKEVKLPMATSCSPGWIKYIEHMYPEYLPNLSTCKSPQQMFGALAKTYYAKARNLDPDKIVSVSIMPCTAKKFEAARSEMHDSGYRDVDYVLTTRELSIMIKQAGIDFMQLDDMEFDRLMGESTGAGAIFGVTGGVMEAAIRTAYELVTGRPVPFENLNVTPVRGMEGVREASLKIEKPLKEWKFLDGVELRCAIAHGLINAKTVMDAVKAGKANFHFLEVMACPGGCLGGGGQPIPTNSEIREKRAKAIYAEDSGKPIRKSHENPEVQKIYKDFLGEPLGEVSHHLLHTTYTPRERF
- the hydG gene encoding [FeFe] hydrogenase H-cluster radical SAM maturase HydG, which gives rise to MQYQTAAEWKKEVIVRDEIDKYLIDGKDFIDEEKIHTQIANGKNPDPEYIRQILQKSLSIKTLAPEETAALLNVESPELWDEINEAALLVKKKVYDNRIVFFAPLYCSNLCVNNCEYCGFREENCDEKRRILTQDEIRKETESVIDEGHKRLILVFGEHPRSDVDYMVDTINTVYSVYRDAPVSGREANIRRVNINAAPMSSAKLKRLKDAGIGTYQVFQETYHHETYSKVHPANTLKGDYRWRLYALHRAMDAGLDDVAIGALFGLYDWRFEVMGLLYHTIDLENRFGVGPHTISFPRITPASGSSLSNNLPHQVSDEDFKKLVAVLRLSVPTAGLIVTAREQPELKKEVINLGCTQTDASTRIGIGAYSDQKTEEDLDKKQFTIGDPRDLDDVICEVAEMGYISSFCTAGYRCGRTGETIMGMLSHCVEGKFCKLNAVLTFREYLNDYASPKTKAIGEELILKEIAEIEAEPYFSSRPHLMEKFRAEYKDILLGKRDLYL
- a CDS encoding cold-shock protein gives rise to the protein MNKGTVKFFNRTKGFGFIKDAESDNEYFVHVTGLIDEIQENDEVTFELKEGKKGLNAVNVKLL
- a CDS encoding Crp/Fnr family transcriptional regulator; this translates as MRKPAFSTRMLRNCTLCCEKSCAAMTLEHNELQLLGENCSEGIFRKGEEILSEGSLTSHIIYLQSGLVKEYIKSGDQPECIVQIIQNHAYLGLPSLFGDRVNHYSYAALTDVAVCFIDVAIFKQFILDNGKFAFEILSTVSRDSLTNYHRFISQGQKKIYGKLADTLLYFSKAIFRSNRFRLPLNRNEISYLIGTSRESVSKQLNSFVRDGIISLRRREIIINEPEKLEQISRLG